The following proteins are encoded in a genomic region of Drosophila willistoni isolate 14030-0811.24 chromosome 3R, UCI_dwil_1.1, whole genome shotgun sequence:
- the LOC6649640 gene encoding metallothionein-4 — protein MGCKACGTNCQCSATKCGDNCACSQQCQCACKNGPKDKCCANKKQ, from the exons ATGGGTTGCAAAGCTTGTGGAACAA ACTGCCAGTGCTCGGCCACCAAATGCGGTGATAACTGCGCCTGCAGCCAGCAATGCCAATGTGCCTGCAAAAATGGACCCAAGGACAAATGTTGCGCCAATAAGAAGCAATAA
- the LOC6649641 gene encoding metallothionein-2 — protein MGCKGCGTNCQCTAQKCGAGCSCNKDCNCVCKNGPKDQCCSNK, from the exons ATGGGCTGCAAAGGTTGTGGAACAA ATTGCCAGTGCACAGCACAGAAATGCGGAGCAGGTTGCTCCTGCAACAAGGATTGCAATTGCGTGTGCAAGAATGGACCAAAGGACCAATGCTGCAGCAACAAGTAA
- the LOC6649642 gene encoding uncharacterized protein LOC6649642 isoform X1, which yields MYTLSKGRSKVVTQTRRGLPQNIEKFESIKKEVVTKKSSSFDTNSSEKPSNIPRPVFHKPKVVPARKLVKVKDDEAMTQQHEEIVEFVSDSWNELVAENANIALSLSQGSTDNPEEMLQADPIQNNASGSGDCVQPTAVVWIEPSSAELNDFKPFNLDDWLSQRLFNNITQNL from the coding sequence ATGTACACACTCAGCAAAGGGCGGAGCAAAGTTGTCACCCAGACGCGTCGTGGATTGCCACAGAATATCGAAAAATTCGAGAGCATAAAGAAAGAGGTGGTCACCAAAAAGTCTAGTAGCTTCGATACAAATAGTTCCGAAAAGCCAAGCAATATACCCCGCCCGGTTTTTCACAAGCCAAAAGTTGTTCCAGCCCGAAAGTTAGTTAAAGTTAAAGATGATGAGGCCATGACGCAGCAGCACGAGGAGATCGTTGAGTTTGTTAGTGACTCCTGGAACGAGTTGGTTGCAGAAAATGCCAATATTGCGTTGTCACTATCACAAGGCTCCACGGACAACCCTGAGGAGATGCTACAGGCCGATCCCATTCAGAATAATGCCAGCGGATCAGGGGACTGCGTCCAACCCACTGCCGTCGTGTGGATAGAGCCATCTAGTGCCGAGTTGAATGATTTCAAGCCCTTCAATTTAGACGACTGGCTGAGTCAGCGTTTATTCAATAACATTACCCAGAATCTTTAG
- the LOC6649642 gene encoding metallothionein-2 isoform X2, with protein sequence MVCKGCGTNCQCTAQKCGTGCSCNKDCNCVCKNGPKDQCCSNK encoded by the exons ATGGTTTGCAAAGGCTGTGGAACAA ATTGCCAGTGCACAGCACAGAAATGCGGAACAGGTTGCTCCTGCAACAAGGATTGCAATTGCGTGTGCAAGAATGGACCAAAGGACCAATGCTGCAGCAACAAATAA
- the LOC26529877 gene encoding metallothionein-4 codes for MPCKGCGNNCQCTAGKCGGNCAGNQQCQCAAKSGSGTGSKCCQAK; via the exons ATGCCATGCAAAGGATGCGGAAACA ACTGCCAATGCACAGCCGGCAAATGCGGTGGAAACTGTGCAGGAAATCAGCAATGTCAATGCGCCGCCAAGAGTGGATCCGGAACTGGGTCAAAATGCTGCCAGGCCAAGTGA